Part of the Halodesulfovibrio sp. genome is shown below.
CTTTAAGTACATCATGGTAGATGAATATCAGGATACCAACCTTGTGCAGGCACGTATTGTTCGACTTCTTGCAGGCGGTCACGGCAATGTTATGGCTGTAGGCGATGACGCACAGTCAATTTATGCATTCCGTGGCGCAAATGTGCAGAACATTCTTGATTTCCCGAAGCTGTTTGCTGGTTGCAAAATGGTTAAGTTGGAAGAAAACTACCGTTCCATCCAACCTATTCTTGATTTGACCAACTCTATTCTTGCAGAAGCCCCGCAGGCATTTCAGAAAAATCTTTTCTCAAATAAAAAAGACGGCAGAAAACCAGAAGTACTTGTTCCCCTTTCTGACCTGACACAGGCTAAAATGGTTGTGGATAAAATCGGCAAGCTTCGGAAAAAATACAAAAACAACGAAATTGCCGTGCTATTCCGTGCAGGATACCAGTCCTACCATGTCGAAATGCAGTTGAACAAATTAGGACTGAAATTCCGTAAATTCGGTGGACTTAAATACTCCGACGCCGCGCATGTTAAAGACGTAATGAGCTACGTGCGCCTGATTATAAACCCACTCGATTTACCGGCATTCCACCGCCTCACAGCGAACATTAAAGGGGTAGGTCCTAAAACATCTATCCGAATCTACGAGGCAACACAGGCAGAAGACCCAAGCAAGTTGCAAAAAGCGCTTGTACGCTACCCTGAATTGCGTGAAGACCTCGACTTGATCGATACCCTTCGCCGCCAACGTCTTGAACCTGTTGAACTGCTTGAAGAGGTGCTCGCTCACTACAAGCCAAAGCTCAAAACCATTTATCCGGATGACTACCCACGCCGTGAACATGGCCTTGACCAGCTTGTGCAAATTGCTTCCGGCTACTCTGACATCGATCTCTTCTTATCTGACCTTTCTTTAGAAGACCCGACACAAAAGCAGGAAGAAGAAAATCCGGAACTCATAACGCTGTCCACAATCCACTCTGCAAAAGGCTTGGAATGGGACGCAGTGCTCATTATCGACTTAGTGGAAGATCGTTTCCCGTCACGTCATGCTGTACAGAAAGCAGATGAGTTCGAAGAAGAACGACGCCTTATGTATGTAGCGTGCACCCGCGCCCGTAAGTACCTCGGATTGTTTGTTCCGTCTTCACTGTATGCACGCGGCACAGGCGGCAACGAACCAGCTATCCCGAGTCCGTTTGTACGAGATATCCCCGGTTCTCTGTATGAAGAATGGCGCGAAAATTACTCCGGTACGGTAACACAGGCATCACGTCCGACAAGTACACCGCCTCATCGTTCACCACAGAAAAAGAGCGCAGCGCCAAAGCCTACCGCCAGTGCAGCCTCCAGCAGCTCTCTTAACGGCGGCAAGCTTGGATATTGTACGCATAAAATATTTGGTCGCGGAAAAATTGTTCAACACCTTCCGCCAGATAAATACCGCGTCAATTTCCCCGGTTTCGGGCTTAAAGTTATTATGGAAGCATACTTAGTCATGGAAGAGTAAGGCAATATCCATGACCTGTTCTGGCAAACACGTTACTCTTACTGTCTGTGCACCTATGTCAGAAGACAATATTCAGGAGCTGCTCCATGACCCCAAATAAAATATCTTCCGAAGTTGCTTTTTTAGATTGTATTGATCGCCATTTTCCTAACAGCCACGCTCACCTTATTGTAGGGCGTGGCGACGACTGCGCTGTTCTTTCGTGCCCAGAGCGTATGTGTTTATCTTCTGATTTGTTTCTCGAAGATATCCACTTTCGGGAACAATACTTTTCTCCGGCGGAAATAGGACACAAAGCACTTGCAGTAAGCTTGAGCGATATTGCAGCATCCGGTGCAACTCCGCTTGGTTTTTCACTTGATCTTATGATTCCCGAGGGACGAAATCAGGCATACTGGGATGAATTTTTTGAAGGAATGGCAAGCCTTGCAAAGCAATACAATGTACCCCTTGCAGGTGGTGATCTTTCCAAATCACCAATTTTAGGAACATCCGTAACCATATGGGGTGCACCTACCTGCACCGTTGGCGGAACGCCCGTGTTCCTGAACCGCACAGGGTGCTCCGAGGGTGATGTAATCTTTTTGATCGG
Proteins encoded:
- a CDS encoding ATP-dependent helicase, with the translated sequence MIDYKNELNPAQYEAATTLEGPMLVIAGAGSGKTRTLVYRLANMIEQGVSPHEILLLTFTRKASQEMLSRAAELLGHSVGNITGGTFHAFAYSVLRQNPPEEYEGTLSIMDSADANGALKYCKDNLSIGKGDKSFPKIQTVMGMLSKSRNKEMELHDILRREAFHLAAYRDDIATIGSEYEQYKAQHGLLDYDDLLFKLEQLLTVNKEVREYYQQRFKYIMVDEYQDTNLVQARIVRLLAGGHGNVMAVGDDAQSIYAFRGANVQNILDFPKLFAGCKMVKLEENYRSIQPILDLTNSILAEAPQAFQKNLFSNKKDGRKPEVLVPLSDLTQAKMVVDKIGKLRKKYKNNEIAVLFRAGYQSYHVEMQLNKLGLKFRKFGGLKYSDAAHVKDVMSYVRLIINPLDLPAFHRLTANIKGVGPKTSIRIYEATQAEDPSKLQKALVRYPELREDLDLIDTLRRQRLEPVELLEEVLAHYKPKLKTIYPDDYPRREHGLDQLVQIASGYSDIDLFLSDLSLEDPTQKQEEENPELITLSTIHSAKGLEWDAVLIIDLVEDRFPSRHAVQKADEFEEERRLMYVACTRARKYLGLFVPSSLYARGTGGNEPAIPSPFVRDIPGSLYEEWRENYSGTVTQASRPTSTPPHRSPQKKSAAPKPTASAASSSSLNGGKLGYCTHKIFGRGKIVQHLPPDKYRVNFPGFGLKVIMEAYLVMEE
- the thiL gene encoding thiamine-phosphate kinase is translated as MTPNKISSEVAFLDCIDRHFPNSHAHLIVGRGDDCAVLSCPERMCLSSDLFLEDIHFREQYFSPAEIGHKALAVSLSDIAASGATPLGFSLDLMIPEGRNQAYWDEFFEGMASLAKQYNVPLAGGDLSKSPILGTSVTIWGAPTCTVGGTPVFLNRTGCSEGDVIFLIGALGLARTGLYALEGIGRNAVDEYPAATRAHLLPTPQLEAGQIITAYSGVTLMDLSDGLARDIPRLLGEKTAGSADKPSSKGASINITTDMLHAEQLSYALEQDLDPVMEAFKGGEDYALLGTCPAAIFSELSRKLPLMQKLGTVTNNGKILLNGQVVTEHGFDHFA